The nucleotide sequence GCCACACTCACACTTTCAGATGAAACCCTTCATGTTGTCAAAGGAAGAGTTTCGGAAGCACTTTCAAAGGGTCTTACTAAAGAATACAACAATGATTCTTCATTAAAAATGCTGCCTACTTACGTTAGGGATACACCCGACGGTACAGGTAAGAAACGCTGGcttataaaaataacaacatcaTAATAATACATCAAAACGCGGATCAGTATTAATACTTATGTTTAAAATTGATGTGTATCACGAATGACACGCCAAGTAGTAACGATGTTGTAAACACTGCATATGTACTTGCTTTATCTTGACGCTTTGACACGCGGAAAAATAATTAACGCGACATTTGTCCCATGTTTATGATTTATAAATAATTCTAGTAAAATGGGGTGTCACGTGTCAATAACAATTAGGGCAGTTTTGATTGACATGAAGTAACCAAgcaatgcatctgaaacaaataactggctaactaatcccataccgacatagactggtaaccggacgagaggccgtggttcgccatgggattaagccgtcttatcgggtTTTCGTCTCcatcgggataaatatgtgaattctATCCTCCTATTCTCAAGTTGATGAGTCACATAGTAGAAATGATAGTATTgtgcataaaataatattgattttgaCACTCATTACTCGCattacattttttattgcaaCAGATATTATGACTTATGACATTATAATTGTGTAAAACATTTTTCTGCTCTAAAATGACTTCATATATGATGTCACTTTATGTCACTACTTGATGTCAGGTTTTAGATGTTAAAACGGGATGATTTGTatgaatttgaataatttcgTTTCTCGAAGTCATTTTATTTCGTGGTTGTGATACAACAGAGCTTAATCATTCATAACCCTGTTCAAAATTCACGATACGAAAATAGGAGTTTGTCGATAGCTTTCTTATATTGGTTttatgttttgatttaaaattttgcaattgcTCTATCTATTGGAGTGGAGGATAAATCTGATCTTCAATGTATTTATTCAACAGAAAACCAATCCCCGAGTTTTTGACCATTTCAAAGACAGATCCCCTCATAAAAACACAAACTCAAACCCGACACGGAAAAAACTCATTCGAAGCCTCGAAGATGTAGGCCTAGAGTAAAATGATCAATTGAATGGTGTTATGAAATTCATCAGCCAGTGTAAGCTGATCTACAAAATCCAtgacttgaaaaaataatgttccAAAGAAGTAGTGTTCTGATTTAAGAAGAAAAATTCGCATGCGAAGCGACCGGACGCTGCCGTGTATTTATTTTGCGCATAATCAATGCCTGTTATCGCAGCATGACACCTTGCAACGTGAACTTTCCGAACCAGCCCATCATATATTTAGCCAATGAAAGAAGAGCATTGTCTGCCGGAACCGTGTCACCGGGTTAACGGTTGATGTAATTGGATGTCGTTTAAAGCCTCAAAGCCAGCGTAGCTGGTTAATGAGTCAAACCGGTTCCATGTTTAGATTCACGTCATGTTCCATTCATTTCTAAGATTTATATGAAAAACTAAAACGAGAAAATAGTAGACTAATAATGTTAATCCTCTCATGGATACAAAGTACAGTTTTATTTTCTAGGTATTTATCTTAAACTCAAGTATGCAGGTATTTCTAATCTAATTTTGCCGTGGGCATTTGCACGTACGTTTTCGTCCGCGAAACCCGTCATACCCCGAAGCGAACACATAGCCACATAAAATCTTCAAAAACTTTTCCCAAACGCTTGTTTCAACTGTTTATTGACCCACCGAACGTCTTTATTTACTATTAGCCAAAGAATCTTTTTGATTTTAACATCTATGGCCGGAGTATATGGTGGACCATTTCTCGAGTATAAGACAAAGATGAAAGGCTAATATTTCGccgaattaaaaataaattcgttGATTTGGGAATATGTAAtcgtgaatttatttttattgcgcTAAAATGTTCCTTGTATTACATTTTATCATATGTAAATATTCAACAATCCGGTGGGAACTTCAACGTAAATCTAgtctttgatttttttaatatcctttaaaTTCGGCATCAGCTAGTAGCTTAGAAATTCCCATTATTGTTTGAAACCTTTGTCATTTGGAAACTTGCTATTTCATTTTAGTAAAATTGGTTGAGAGGTAACTCCGGATACAGTGGTTTAATTAAGTATAGATGAAAATACCGTGGTATGTAATGGGCGGGATTTTTGGTAGTTTATCGCAACCTGATTGGTTGCCCACCCTTAGCCACACCTTCGGGTGATGTTGCATAAGTGTGGTAACTGGTTCAGCTTGAGTTTCCACTTTATGGTGTGATCAGTTGGCCACCGGACGCTGCTTGAATTACTTGTACTTAGGTATGGACCCGTAATAACCCACGTATTAATGTACCTAATAGAACTATACTCTGCTTGATATTGTGCGAATTCATTTCATTTGTCGAGATTAAGGTGTTGTCCAGTTCTACGAATTGGCTTTTTGTCCAATGAAATTGATATCTGCGATTGTTTCTGATCTACATATCGTAAGTTTTCTTGGAATTAATATGAAATTtgatcgttagatatcagtagGTTGTAAAAATAACGCTCTGCGGATTCATCATGGGAGGTTGTGGGTATCAAAATAGGAACAAattattgttttacttttgtttatcaGTGATTCGCGAATTGCTATTTTAGAACAGTATTTCGTTTTGGTGGCGTTAGTGTGGTAGTATCGTGGGGCTTTTCCAGTCATCACTTacatttttggcgctccagaagtgtgtgtatcaatatgaaggtaactaattttgttcgcctactttacatcaagttgtgtaaagggacggaagcctataggcaaggggtatattcacttggctaacacagacagtccccgaactcatagtagaactaaaatatggaaaatagggatgaaattatgacctaatcctaacctgcAGGATTACCAAAATTTTTGCTCATAATGTTtgctttaattattttttatttcaaaataatgaatataCACGTTAaacttgaaaatgtaaaattagaCTACGACCTGTTttacgatttaaaaaaatagtcaAAACATTTCCTCATTTCCTATCCGTCCAGGAACTACAATTTCATTCATCATAGCCACAAATTAATAAATTCAGCAACCGACTCTGGGGGGGTTTCATTTAATCCCACAGGCGTTTCTTTCGTGCGTCATACAAGCGTTTTTGAATCGTGTACCGCTATTCAAGCTTCATTTATTCTTGTTCAAACTTAACTTAAGGTCTGGATTCACGAATTTGACATTGAACGACATCATAGCCACCAAAAGAAAATAAACGAAAGTCCAAATCGTCGTAGTAATCGATCAGAATGTCAAGAGTTAATATCGATTTAGGTCGGCTACGTGCACGCCCACACGGCTTCGGCCTATTGGATTCGCCAGAAGACCTTCGTCATTTAACGAGTTACCGCGAGAcggatatttttaaattattatattatggTTATCTTCTGCgccgagaaataaaaaattatggttATCTTCTGCGCCGAGAAATAAAAACACATATACACGTTGGCAATTTCTAGGCGAGTCCACCGTCTATCTGACTTGTAAACAATTCTAACAACCAACCCTCTCGAAGAGTGCTATTACAGGCTGGAAGcttcaaatcaaatctattAGCATTCATGTTCCTTCTGTGACATTCGTATATCTAtaatattcttatattttacTTGAACAAACATATTTTGTATTAACAGAGGGTGGTGACTTTCTTGCGCTTGATCTTGGCGGAACAAACTTCCGGGTTTTACGTGTACAAATAGATAAAGAAGATGAGGGCAAAGTTCACATGGATAACCAAGTATATAAAATGCCTCAAGATGTCATGACCGGGTCCGGAGAAGAGGTAGGCAAAAAAAGCTATGACGTTGATTGTTATTCGATTTAGACGTCTAGCAGCATTTTTGAACAATTCTTCTCCCTAATACAAGTTTcttaatattttgttattgagATTTTTAATACCTCCCACGGTAAAACCGAATTCTGTGAATGTTGTAAAGGCAGTTTTTCTAGAAGTTCATCGTCCTGTTTTACAAGAACTTGGCCACGTTAAAATATGTAACATAGCCCCAGGTATAAACATTGGGTCCCTCGCCAATAATATGTTCAGTATTTATCAGATTTTTGAATTGTAAAAGTAAAACACGTCAGTTTGCGGTGTGCTAATTGGCCGATGGCAATTTGatactttaaaattcaaatgaatTCAACTCAACATTCAGAATATGCCGATAAATGCAAGTATACCTGGGATTGCCATTATTGGAATCTAAAGttgataattttcatttcatgtcTCAAGTGGGAAATTTTTCTAGTTTATCCATGGCTCATGGCCTTTTTATCTTATACAGTTGTTTGACTACATTGCTGAATCGATAGGAAATTTCTTGGAAGTCTATGATTTGAAGAATGTCAAATTGCCTCTTGGATTCACTTTTTCATTTCCATGCGTACAAGAGGGATTGGACCGGGTAAGATTGGAATTAAAATTAGTTTGATCACCTAACAATTAGCTGCGATATCATAGACAATTAATGGAGAATTTACAGGTatttttttggacacgaaatggacctatggatcatattgttattatgttgttgttgttcttcctcttggtatttttcttttcaTCATTATGAaataaatcgcttttctcttcaactactgaaccaattgcttggaaattttcattggttaaagattgtatttttcgctagataGCTATTACCGTTttgtgtcaatatatttgagcatgactatcttgttttattaaacGATGACTAGCATTTTTGACGTGATAGATTCCATGTGCTTCGATTGGTTTATCTGATTAAATTTTGAGCCTGTTTGTTCGTGTAGTTGTGGTCATTTGTAATATTTGTCGCACGGTGCTTGCTTATTCACATGTGACCTATGTCAAATATaataaagattttatttttacaataaaattccATATTGCGGTCACAGCAAGCAAACGATCATAATATTAACTAAATTAATCGTTGCCGTCTATTTCATTGATCATGGGGTTTAATGAACGTTTTTTtggtattgatatattttttaaatattcatattttgagACGTTTTCGGCTATAGAGAAAATAAAAACTACCTTCGCACATCTTGCGAATGACATTTGTTTTCTAATGTTGGTCAATTGTTCCCTATGATTGAAGACTCTTTTGACTCTTTTCATGATTTCTATCACAATGTAGGGATGAATAGAATACCATTGAAGAGTTGTTTTTCTACGCACCATATACACACAATACTGACATGCCTTTTCTCAGAAACCTGTCACGTGGTTTTACATTTATGACTTAGTTAATTTTCTTGCTTGCTCACCTAGTTAGCGAGTAAGTGACCTCAACCTGCAAATCATTGGGttgattttaaagtgaaaaaGGACATGATACACGAAATATTTGACGACATCAAAATTATGATggatttaaattttatataattctCAAGCGATAACCAGTACCTAGTACATTGTATTAATGGAGCAatcagaatttattttaaaacaatgatCGACCACGTCAATTTACCAAAGATAAACCAATTCAGAAACTGTTGAATTGGCGGTAGTGTACCGAGTTCTTGAGCTGAACGCATAGTATTAGAATGAGTAATATCCAATCGCGACGAAACTAGATTCAACGCTATACCGCTCAATACTGTGTACGGATGTGTCGTTGCCTCGCGCTCGAAGCGGATGTACAGCGTCTAAATCTATCAGCCAATAAAAACGCTTAGAATATGTAGGCGGATTTAACCGGATTTTCCCGTATAATGTGTTGTAGGAAAAACTCTGCATGGCCGAAATAAAACCACCACTTATTTTATCTTATATGTCTTCTTTTACCAAATATTATCCAACTTAATAATACGTTAGGTAGTTTTCAACTTGGATAACATATATTCGAAACTATATAGGCCTAGCTTGTATCATTTGTTAAAGCTCGGTCATGGATGTTACAGAATTACCATCAACTATTGCCCTCAAACGCTAACCGACTTGTAATTTAAAAAGCCTTCTATAAGTCAAGCTTACATAACAACGCGACGACATGGGCGTGACCGGGGCGTGTCTCGCTGTAATTTTCCATTCGCTGTCCGGATTCGCCGCTGTTCGCTAGCCCTTTCACTTGATAAAAACCCGCGTTGCTTGCCGCGATGACACACgtctaaaaacaaatattatgaaaaaaaagaattcatATTATCTTGCGATGGAAAATTCTTGGgataaaacaatttatttcgGAGATGGTCTTCTTGCTTGTTTAAGAGATGAAGGTAAACGAAACGCCCTTCAATGTCATTTTATTACGTTCGGCAGCGCATATTATTCGAGATACACGCCAAATACTTTTCTTTCCGTGAAATTTGCTTGCATATGATTAATTTCGGTATGAAGTCATTTACAGCCCACCTTTTATGAGATTTCTTGAAGTATTGTCGTACGTACATTTCAATACATATGGCAAAATCTCTTAAGTTTAAACACCACTGAAGTCGTAGGAAAAGTACATTAACTGaggattgaaaataaatatttccatAAGAATTTTATCGCTTTCTAAATATTTCCTTgtcttgaattaaaaaatttctaCTGTTAGTCATGTAAATGTATAACAGTAAGTGGTGTCTTTTGTGCTCCTGCTGAAATAATCTCTAATAACTTTTTATTTCCGATTTATATTATTAAGCAACAACAAGATTTAGTGCTATGGACGAACTTAATGAGTTGTTATACCTTATTTTGTTATCAGGGTTCACTTTTGCGTTGGACAAAGGGTTTCAGTGCTTCGGGAGTTGTCGGAAATGATGTTGTTCAACTTTTGCAAGAAGCAGTAGGAAGAATGGAGGAAGAATATGAATTAGAAGTTGTAGCCTTGGTAAACGATACAGTTGGAACAATGATGTCTTGTGGACATGAAGATCATGATTGCGTTATTGGAATGATTGTTGGTAAGTTATATTTGTTTGGTTCGGCTGAAACAAAGTCTTGATTTTAAATGAGAATTGGAGAAAGTTAAGATGGCCGTAATCGCCGTAATAACAAAAGTGTAATTGTCTCGCTTACTTTTAATATAAAGCTAAAGTTAGTATGATATCCATCTGAAAcagtatatatagtatatatatcgCATTGATGGTCACTTTAGTTAGAACCATTTAGCGTCGGTATCTGAGGATGAAAGAACTATTTCCGCTATTGAAACTGAAAGAAATACAtggatttttgaaaattatgcgaaaattgaaatgatagGTTTGTTTTTTAACATATTTCTCCTCATTGCTCTTTTTCACGTTTCGTTTTCCGCTCCGCTACTCATCCAAGTCATCTGTGAATTGCTtatgtgtttttcatacagACTGTGTACGAGGGTCACGACTCACGAGACCATTTAAATTCACGCATGTTTATGCGTTTCCCAGCCCTGAATGGCAACAATGTCTCGCGCGTCCTTACACCGCTCATTGCACAGTTCGTACTTGAGTCGGGATCATGTTATATAACGTTTTGATTGAAGCAGCAATGAATGAACAAGACCACGCGCTGACAGCGTGCACAAACTATGGAACCACCATACCTCGGTCGTTCTTGGAACTAAGCTTGTCCTCGTATCGGTAGTCTCTGTAAACAGAAAATTAGCTGCGAAAACAGCAGCAAACACGTTACAAGTTCACCGAAGTTGAAATACCTTGCGCAATATTCTCGTGGTACTAAATAGAAATATTATCGATAATTGTTcgttgataaaaaatatatcgTGCAGTTGAatgatttcataaaatattaatGAATCTTGCATGTTGCTGCAAAAACACTAGTAAATGAGAACTAtagttaaataaaatataccacAACTGGtagttttgcaaaaaaattgatatgtgctgaaaatgtatatatatatatatatgtgtgactAAAGGCAAGTagggaaaaaaaaataaattaagacgtctggaatatatttttcattgaagcagGAAGTAAACTCAATCAGTTGttgtttttccaattttataCGCATGTTTATTTTGGGTGTATTAGATATGAAACCATTTATTATTTTCAcaatattagttatttttaatacacgaaatttaaataatatttttaagaaaaaacaaaaacatataaTTACATGGTAATGTAATGATAACTGGCAGTGTCAAAAATCGGTTTACATTGCAAATACAGATAGAAGAATTGTGACGTCAAGTTTAATCAAATTcaagtgtaaaaaaaatatatttccatcGTGCCGAAGAATCGCATTACCTGTGACGCGAGGTAGTAAACAACGttttattgcaaataatttCTCCCATTGTAACTAAATCTTTTAGTAAGAAAAAACAACCATTCAATCgccaaaaaacaattttaaaatagaatCATTGTCAGTATTGTGTATTCTGCTTTTTCAAAATATCCCAATCACAAcgacaatgttttttttaggaACGGGAACAAATGCTTGTTACATGGAAAAAACGGGAAACGTCGAAGCATTAAGTGAAGAAGATAGAGGAGATGGAGAGGGACAAATGTGTATAAACACGGAATGGGGAGCTTTTGGCGAAAGAGGGGAATTAGAAGACATTGTTACAGAATATGACAGAGCAGTTGATCAGAGATCTATAAATCCAGGATGTATGATGTAAGacaaaatttattaatgaaaGTTTCAAAGAGGTACTAGCATTCCACCAACTTGCCAAATAAGAGCATATAAGCTGAGTTACTCTGAAActatttattttctaattgtTTAGTCAAAAGTACAATATAGATATCTTAATTTGACCCGGTGGATTATTGCAATTTTATGCTTAAAAACGAGGTATAAGTAACAGGAGCACTCGTGACCCAATGCTTTTGTTTGTGCGTTATCGACCATTTTCCATCTTATACTCTATTCACATT is from Styela clava chromosome 9, kaStyClav1.hap1.2, whole genome shotgun sequence and encodes:
- the LOC120338920 gene encoding hexokinase-4-like, encoding MATVDQQQKHLDLKSALATLTLSDETLHVVKGRVSEALSKGLTKEYNNDSSLKMLPTYVRDTPDGTEGGDFLALDLGGTNFRVLRVQIDKEDEGKVHMDNQVYKMPQDVMTGSGEELFDYIAESIGNFLEVYDLKNVKLPLGFTFSFPCVQEGLDRGSLLRWTKGFSASGVVGNDVVQLLQEAVGRMEEEYELEVVALVNDTVGTMMSCGHEDHDCVIGMIVGTGTNACYMEKTGNVEALSEEDRGDGEGQMCINTEWGAFGERGELEDIVTEYDRAVDQRSINPGCMIYEKMISGMYMGEVVRNILVDLVQSGSILGGHLTEKLNTFGDFETAFVTQIELDHSPKLRMAAQVLRHLGYDSEDLNIQKPPGHNYPENCTLADRQAVREVCEAVSTRAAHLCASGVAALLERIMKNRESSGVIDARNMTVGVDGTVYKKHPHFRRLLESKVRDLLPVDTRVTFRMSHDGSGKGAALVTAVACRMSGIVSKQLGSVETHLGPS